The Ischnura elegans chromosome 1, ioIscEleg1.1, whole genome shotgun sequence genome contains a region encoding:
- the LOC124154747 gene encoding keratin-associated protein 19-2-like, which yields MARVTLLLLLVAAFVALCVAQEAVAPAVEVQPEQEGDDLEGAEQRFGGRGFGRGFGGYGGYGRGYGGFGRGYGGYGGFGRGYGGYGGFGRGFGGYGGYGRGFGGYGRGFGGYGRGGYGYFG from the exons ATGGCACGTGTGACGCTCTTACTTCTTCTGGTGGCGGCCTTTGTGGCGCTGTGCGTAGCCCAGGAGGCCGTGGCACCCGCAGTCGAGGTCCAGCCAGAGCAAGAGG GTGATGACCTGGAGGGGGCAGAGCAAAGGTTTGGAGGACGCGGTTTCGGCCGCGGATTCGGCGGTTACGGCGGCTACGGACGCGGCTACGGAGGTTTCGGACGCGGATACGGAGGCTACGGAGGGTTCGGCCGAGGATACGGAGGCTACGGAGGGTTCGGCCGGGGCTTCGGCGGCTATGGCGGCTACGGCAGGGGCTTCGGAGGCTACGGCAGGGGCTTCGGAGGCTACGGCCGCGGAGGATACGGCTACTTCGGCTGA